The following are from one region of the Veillonella nakazawae genome:
- a CDS encoding DUF362 domain-containing protein, with product MRVIADGCIKCGSCASVCPVSAISEGETKYEINDTCIDCGSCESVCPVSVISAE from the coding sequence ATGAGAGTTATTGCTGATGGTTGCATTAAATGTGGTTCTTGCGCATCTGTTTGCCCAGTTTCTGCTATTTCTGAAGGCGAAACTAAATATGAAATCAACGATACTTGCATCGATTGCGGTTCTTGCGAATCCGTTTGCCCAGTATCT